A part of Mycolicibacterium sp. TUM20985 genomic DNA contains:
- a CDS encoding phytoene/squalene synthase family protein, whose protein sequence is MIGSELDAAGVREPSLRQAYRQCREINAQHGKTFFAATRLLAPSQRPAVHALYGFARRADDILDDFDTRDHEQRAEQLQKFSTQLFDSLVEGRPCGADPTLIAVVDTARKYDIGWDLFDDFLASMRMDLTVTDYPDRAALQRYMYGSAEVIGLQLLPILGTVGPREEAAPHAAALGTAFQLTNFLRDVDEDLRRGRVYLPADELSAHGVDRDVLTWCQSNRRTDARVRSALMEQHAIARSVYGQARLGIDKLIPASRPCVDVALTLYSGILDRIEEIDFEIFTQRATVGKVRRITVAGAGIARAWGARLRHGSR, encoded by the coding sequence ATGATCGGTTCTGAACTCGATGCGGCCGGGGTGCGGGAGCCGTCATTGCGTCAGGCGTACCGGCAGTGCCGCGAGATCAACGCCCAACACGGCAAGACCTTCTTCGCCGCCACCCGACTGCTCGCGCCTAGTCAGCGCCCCGCCGTCCACGCCCTGTACGGGTTCGCCCGACGGGCCGACGACATCCTCGACGACTTCGACACCCGCGACCACGAGCAGCGCGCCGAGCAACTGCAGAAGTTCTCCACCCAGCTGTTCGACAGCCTGGTGGAGGGGCGACCCTGCGGTGCCGATCCCACGTTGATCGCCGTCGTCGACACCGCGCGCAAGTACGACATCGGGTGGGACCTCTTCGACGACTTCCTAGCCTCCATGCGGATGGATCTGACCGTCACCGACTATCCGGACCGCGCCGCGCTGCAGCGCTACATGTACGGGTCAGCCGAGGTGATCGGGCTGCAACTGCTGCCGATCCTGGGCACGGTCGGTCCGCGCGAAGAGGCGGCGCCCCACGCCGCCGCCCTCGGCACGGCGTTTCAGCTGACCAACTTCCTGCGGGATGTCGATGAGGACCTGCGGCGGGGCCGGGTCTACCTGCCCGCCGACGAACTCTCCGCTCACGGCGTCGACCGCGACGTCCTGACCTGGTGTCAGAGCAACCGACGTACCGATGCCCGCGTGCGAAGCGCTCTGATGGAGCAGCACGCGATCGCGCGCTCGGTCTACGGCCAGGCACGGCTGGGCATCGACAAGCTGATACCGGCGTCGCGGCCCTGCGTCGACGTGGCGTTGACGTTGTATTCGGGGATTCTGGACCGGATCGAGGAGATCGACTTCGAGATCTTCACGCAGCGAGCCACGGTCGGTAAGGTCCGGCGCATCACGGTGGCGGGGGCCGGCATCGCAAGGGCATGGGGTGCGCGACTGCGCCACGGAAGTAGGTGA